One region of Micromonospora ureilytica genomic DNA includes:
- a CDS encoding ABC transporter ATP-binding protein, which translates to MDVTPEAASVAQSPRAASITLQGIQKRYPNGTEAVRDLSLDVRAGELVVLIGPSGCGKSTVLRMINRLIEPTAGRITLGDEDVTDVDPVRLRRRIGYVIQNVGLFPHQTVRANVATVPGLLRWPKGQTRARVDELLDLVGLDPTEFGGRYPHELSGGQRQRVGVARALAADPVVLLMDEPFSAVDPIVRAHLQEEFLRLQAEVRKTIVLVTHDLDEAVRLGDRIAVLSEGGHLEQYDTPATLLGAPATPFVREFVGADRGIRRLAVTPLDREALEPVPEDAAADLPTVALDGSAYDALAVLLTSGRDRLVVTDAGRPVGALSRQRLLDLGRPTS; encoded by the coding sequence GTGGACGTTACCCCGGAGGCTGCCAGCGTGGCCCAATCACCTCGCGCGGCGTCGATCACCCTGCAGGGCATCCAGAAGCGCTACCCGAACGGCACCGAAGCTGTCCGGGACCTCAGCCTGGATGTCCGGGCCGGCGAGCTGGTGGTGCTGATCGGCCCGTCCGGCTGCGGCAAGTCGACAGTGCTGCGGATGATCAATCGGCTGATCGAACCGACCGCCGGTCGCATCACACTCGGCGACGAGGATGTCACCGACGTCGACCCGGTACGACTACGCCGTCGAATCGGGTACGTGATCCAGAACGTCGGTCTCTTTCCACACCAGACGGTACGGGCCAACGTGGCCACCGTGCCGGGCCTGCTCCGCTGGCCCAAGGGCCAGACCCGGGCCCGGGTCGACGAGTTGCTCGACCTGGTCGGGCTGGACCCGACCGAGTTCGGTGGTCGCTACCCGCACGAGCTGTCGGGTGGCCAGCGGCAGCGGGTCGGGGTCGCCCGCGCGCTCGCCGCCGACCCTGTGGTGCTGTTGATGGACGAGCCGTTCTCGGCCGTCGACCCGATCGTCCGAGCCCACCTCCAGGAGGAGTTCCTGCGCCTGCAGGCCGAGGTGCGCAAGACCATCGTGCTGGTCACCCACGACCTCGACGAGGCGGTCCGACTCGGTGACCGGATCGCGGTGCTCTCCGAGGGCGGGCACCTGGAGCAGTACGACACCCCTGCCACGCTGCTCGGCGCACCCGCCACTCCGTTCGTACGCGAGTTCGTCGGCGCCGACCGGGGCATCCGCCGGCTGGCCGTCACCCCGCTCGACCGGGAGGCGCTGGAGCCGGTGCCCGAGGACGCCGCAGCGGACCTGCCCACCGTCGCGCTGGACGGCTCCGCGTACGACGCGTTGGCGGTCCTGCTCACCTCGGGCCGGGACCGGCTCGTCGTGACCGACGCCGGCCGACCGGTGGGCGCGCTCAGCCGACAGCGTCTCCTCGACCTCGGCCGCCCGACCAGCTGA
- a CDS encoding ABC transporter permease, whose protein sequence is MSFRLSYRADPGNPWFSWQYVRDNSDTILAAVREHASLTGRAVLIAVLIALPLSVLAYWVRPLAGPILAVSGVVYTIPSLALFAFIAPYLGTGATTVLVGLVLYALLLIVRNVVAGLNQVPPEVREAAEGMGYGRWGRLFRIDLPLALPGIVTGVRLATVSTVALVTVGVLVGHGGLGQLIFAGFQNNLYKAEIMTAALLCVALAVVLDLLLILVARLVTPWSTRRAR, encoded by the coding sequence ATGTCCTTCCGCCTGAGCTACCGGGCCGACCCGGGTAACCCCTGGTTCTCCTGGCAGTACGTGCGGGACAACTCTGACACGATCCTCGCCGCGGTGCGCGAACACGCCTCCCTCACCGGGCGGGCGGTGTTGATCGCGGTGCTGATCGCCCTGCCGTTGTCCGTGCTGGCGTACTGGGTCCGTCCGCTCGCCGGGCCGATCCTCGCCGTCAGCGGGGTGGTCTACACCATCCCGTCGTTGGCCCTCTTCGCGTTCATCGCCCCCTACCTGGGCACCGGGGCGACCACGGTGCTTGTCGGGCTGGTCCTCTACGCGCTGCTGCTGATCGTGCGCAACGTGGTGGCCGGCCTCAACCAGGTGCCCCCGGAGGTCCGGGAGGCCGCCGAGGGCATGGGTTACGGCCGGTGGGGGCGCCTGTTCCGGATCGACCTGCCGCTGGCGCTGCCGGGCATCGTGACAGGCGTACGGCTGGCGACCGTCTCGACGGTGGCGTTGGTCACGGTCGGGGTGCTGGTCGGGCACGGCGGGCTCGGGCAGTTGATCTTCGCGGGTTTCCAGAACAACCTCTACAAGGCTGAGATCATGACCGCCGCGCTGCTCTGCGTGGCGCTCGCGGTCGTGCTCGACCTGCTGCTCATCCTGGTCGCCCGACTGGTGACCCCCTGGTCCACCCGGAGGGCACGGTGA
- a CDS encoding ABC transporter permease, with amino-acid sequence MTVAANPIGQAITWINDPLNWTNPGGMLDRLGEHLTISALAVALGCLVAWPLGLWLGHLGRGGGLVVLISNATLAIPTLALLTILPVAFASGFGRTPVVVALAVFAVPPLLANAYTGVRQVDPEARDAARGMGLSSSQLLRRVELPLAVPYLAAGFRTAAVQVIATAALASFVNGGGLGQIIRTGFGIGIAAGGGQIVAGGVLVAGLALLAEVVLGGVERLVTPKPLRRGRQRLGRPRAADATGSA; translated from the coding sequence GTGACCGTCGCGGCGAACCCGATCGGGCAGGCGATCACCTGGATCAACGACCCGCTGAACTGGACCAACCCCGGCGGCATGCTGGACCGGCTCGGTGAGCACCTGACGATCTCGGCCCTGGCGGTGGCGCTCGGCTGCCTGGTGGCCTGGCCGCTCGGCCTCTGGCTGGGGCACCTCGGCCGCGGTGGCGGCCTCGTGGTGCTGATCTCCAACGCCACCCTGGCCATCCCCACCCTGGCGCTGCTGACCATCCTGCCGGTGGCCTTCGCCAGCGGCTTCGGGCGGACGCCGGTCGTGGTGGCACTGGCCGTCTTCGCCGTGCCGCCGCTGCTGGCCAACGCCTACACCGGGGTGCGGCAGGTCGACCCGGAGGCTCGCGACGCGGCCCGGGGGATGGGCCTGTCCAGCTCGCAACTGTTGCGCCGGGTGGAGTTGCCGCTCGCAGTGCCATATCTGGCGGCCGGCTTCCGCACCGCGGCGGTTCAGGTGATCGCGACCGCGGCGCTGGCGTCCTTCGTCAACGGCGGCGGCCTGGGCCAGATCATCCGGACCGGCTTCGGTATCGGTATCGCGGCCGGCGGCGGGCAGATCGTCGCCGGCGGTGTGCTGGTGGCTGGGCTCGCGCTGCTCGCCGAGGTGGTCCTCGGCGGCGTCGAACGACTGGTGACCCCCAAACCGCTGCGGCGCGGGCGACAGCGCCTGGGGCGGCCCCGAGCCGCAGATGCCACCGGGAGCGCCTGA
- a CDS encoding glycine betaine ABC transporter substrate-binding protein — translation MRARTRLAIGAISAVAGAALLTGCGDAGSSGTDAPQTSASGAGCAPVAGQQLIALQDDKKLQNSDNVIPAVNTKAANPQLIAALDKVSAALDTPKLIQLNKAVNEDRKTAKVAAEEFASANNLTAGIAKGPGGDITVGAGNFAESQILGELYRIALTSAGYQVKVQQIGNRELYAPALEKGEIQVVPEYAATMAEFLNTKANGQNAQPVSSPDINTTVTALKAEGDKAGLTFGTPAAAQDQNAFAVTQAFADKYGVRTLSELAAKCSGSATSLGGPPECEQRPFCKPGLEKTYGLSVGKFSSLDQGGPLTKSGLRDGSISVGLIFSSDGAFATS, via the coding sequence ATGCGCGCACGTACACGTCTGGCGATCGGTGCCATCAGCGCCGTCGCCGGGGCAGCGCTCCTCACCGGATGCGGTGACGCCGGCTCGTCCGGCACCGACGCACCGCAGACGAGCGCCTCCGGCGCCGGGTGCGCCCCGGTCGCCGGCCAGCAGCTCATCGCTCTGCAGGACGACAAGAAGCTCCAGAACTCCGACAACGTCATTCCCGCGGTCAACACCAAGGCGGCCAACCCGCAGCTGATCGCCGCACTGGACAAGGTCTCCGCCGCACTCGACACCCCGAAGCTCATCCAGCTCAACAAGGCCGTCAACGAGGACCGCAAGACCGCCAAGGTGGCGGCCGAGGAGTTCGCCAGCGCGAACAACCTCACAGCGGGCATCGCCAAGGGCCCAGGTGGAGACATCACGGTGGGTGCCGGCAACTTCGCCGAGAGCCAGATCCTGGGCGAGCTGTACCGGATCGCGCTCACCTCCGCCGGCTACCAGGTCAAGGTGCAGCAGATCGGCAACCGGGAGCTCTACGCGCCGGCTCTGGAGAAGGGCGAGATCCAGGTCGTCCCGGAGTACGCGGCGACGATGGCCGAGTTCCTCAACACCAAGGCCAACGGCCAGAACGCGCAGCCGGTCTCCTCACCGGACATCAACACGACGGTGACCGCGCTCAAGGCCGAGGGCGACAAGGCCGGCCTCACCTTCGGCACCCCGGCCGCCGCACAGGACCAGAACGCCTTCGCGGTGACCCAGGCATTCGCCGACAAGTACGGCGTCCGGACCCTCTCCGAGTTGGCGGCGAAGTGCTCCGGCAGCGCGACCTCGCTGGGTGGCCCGCCGGAGTGCGAGCAGCGTCCGTTCTGCAAGCCGGGCCTGGAGAAGACGTACGGGCTGTCGGTCGGCAAGTTCTCCTCGCTGGACCAGGGCGGCCCGCTGACCAAGAGCGGGCTGCGTGACGGTTCGATCAGCGTGGGCCTGATCTTCTCCTCGGATGGTGCCTTCGCCACCAGCTGA
- a CDS encoding NADH-quinone oxidoreductase subunit D, producing the protein MTGMTTDAGDLRELTVGTGAGLIAGTGDQQLGTDMVLNIGPQHPSTHGVLRLKLVLDGERVVACEPIVGYMHRGAEKLFEVRDYRQIIVLANRHDWLSAFSNELGVVLTVERLMGMEVPERATWLRMALAELNRVLNHLMFLGSYPLEIGAITPIFYAFRERETIQAVMEEVSGGRIHYMFNRVGGLKEEVPYGWTGRARAAIGEVRRRLPDLDHLIRRNEIFLARTVGVGVLSAADAAAFGASGPVARASGLDLDLRRDDPYLAYDELDVPVVTKTAGDCHARFEVLLDQVYASLDLAEQCLDRVDQLTGPINTRLPKVLKAPEGHTYAWTENPLGINGYYLVSRGEKTPWRLKLRTASYANVQALATLLPGCLVPDLIAILGSMFFVVGDIDK; encoded by the coding sequence ATGACGGGCATGACCACCGACGCCGGGGACCTCCGTGAACTGACCGTCGGCACCGGGGCCGGGCTGATCGCCGGCACCGGTGATCAGCAACTCGGCACCGACATGGTGCTGAACATCGGCCCGCAGCACCCCTCCACGCATGGTGTGCTGCGGTTGAAGCTGGTGCTCGACGGCGAGCGGGTGGTCGCCTGCGAACCGATCGTCGGTTACATGCACCGGGGCGCGGAGAAGCTCTTCGAGGTGCGTGACTACCGGCAGATCATCGTGCTGGCCAACCGGCACGACTGGCTCTCGGCGTTCTCCAACGAGCTGGGTGTGGTGCTCACTGTGGAACGCCTGATGGGCATGGAGGTGCCGGAGCGGGCCACCTGGCTGCGGATGGCCCTCGCGGAGCTGAACCGGGTGCTCAACCACCTGATGTTCCTCGGCTCGTACCCGTTGGAGATCGGGGCGATCACACCGATCTTCTACGCGTTCCGGGAACGGGAGACCATCCAGGCGGTGATGGAGGAGGTCTCCGGCGGCCGGATCCACTACATGTTCAACCGGGTGGGTGGCCTCAAGGAGGAGGTGCCGTACGGGTGGACCGGGCGGGCCCGCGCGGCCATCGGCGAGGTGCGCCGCCGGTTGCCCGACCTGGACCACCTGATCCGGCGTAACGAGATCTTCCTGGCCCGTACCGTCGGCGTGGGCGTGCTGTCCGCCGCGGACGCCGCCGCGTTCGGCGCGTCCGGGCCGGTGGCCCGCGCCTCCGGGCTCGACCTGGACCTGCGCCGCGACGACCCCTACCTGGCGTACGACGAGCTGGACGTGCCGGTGGTCACCAAGACCGCCGGGGACTGCCACGCCCGTTTCGAGGTGCTGCTCGACCAGGTGTACGCGTCGCTGGACCTTGCCGAGCAGTGCCTCGACCGGGTGGACCAGCTGACCGGGCCGATCAACACCCGGCTGCCGAAGGTGCTCAAGGCGCCGGAGGGGCACACGTACGCCTGGACGGAGAACCCGCTCGGCATCAACGGTTACTACCTGGTGTCCCGGGGTGAGAAGACGCCGTGGCGGTTGAAGTTGCGCACCGCCTCGTACGCGAACGTGCAGGCGTTGGCCACCCTGCTCCCCGGCTGCCTGGTCCCGGATCTGATCGCGATCCTCGGCTCGATGTTCTTCGTGGTCGGCGACATCGACAAGTGA
- a CDS encoding SAM-dependent methyltransferase produces MSIAWRDAMSRALYGPGGFFVAGAGPADHFRTSVHASPAFTSALLRLISEVDSTLGHPPRFDVVDVGAGRGELLRAIHQAVGGAVGVSARLSPDEPSSVAARPSLAERVRFTAVEYAHRPENLPEEINWTTEIPAGITGVLLATEWLDNVPLDVAVHTEDGWRYLLVDPDSGAETLGEPVSPADLEWLTKWWPSPASPLSTDGDPNPGATWSDATTEGESGFGAARPAQGSSLTARSRPGCPETPHSDHRAEIGRPRDEAWANAVGKISRGLAVAVDYGHLRENRPVHGTLTGYRGGRQVPPVPDGSSDVTAHVAMDSVASAGAAVARCAYSLVLQRDALRALGADGGRPSLSLAGTDPVGYVRALAAASAVAELTDPAGLGGHLWLRQPVGIPLGPAVAR; encoded by the coding sequence ATGTCGATCGCCTGGCGGGACGCGATGAGCCGAGCCCTCTACGGGCCGGGTGGCTTCTTCGTCGCCGGCGCCGGGCCGGCCGACCACTTCCGCACCAGCGTGCACGCCTCACCCGCGTTCACGAGCGCCCTACTGCGCCTGATCTCGGAGGTGGACTCGACACTCGGCCATCCGCCACGGTTCGACGTGGTCGACGTGGGTGCGGGGCGCGGGGAGCTGCTGCGAGCGATCCACCAGGCCGTCGGGGGCGCGGTGGGGGTTTCCGCCCGCCTGTCGCCCGACGAGCCGTCGTCGGTCGCCGCCCGTCCGTCGCTTGCGGAGCGGGTCCGCTTCACAGCAGTCGAGTACGCCCACCGCCCGGAGAACCTGCCCGAAGAGATCAACTGGACAACCGAGATCCCCGCCGGAATCACCGGAGTGCTGCTCGCCACCGAGTGGCTGGACAACGTCCCGCTGGACGTCGCAGTGCACACCGAAGACGGCTGGCGATACCTGCTGGTCGACCCCGACAGCGGCGCCGAAACGCTCGGTGAGCCGGTCAGCCCCGCCGATCTTGAGTGGCTGACGAAGTGGTGGCCGAGTCCCGCGAGCCCGCTCAGTACGGACGGTGACCCGAACCCGGGGGCGACCTGGTCCGACGCGACAACCGAGGGCGAGTCGGGTTTCGGGGCAGCCCGGCCGGCGCAGGGATCAAGCCTGACCGCCCGGAGCCGGCCGGGCTGCCCCGAAACCCCCCACAGCGACCACCGCGCAGAGATCGGCAGACCGCGGGACGAAGCCTGGGCCAACGCAGTAGGAAAGATCAGCCGAGGGCTCGCGGTGGCAGTCGACTACGGGCACCTGCGGGAGAACAGGCCCGTGCACGGGACGTTGACCGGGTATCGGGGTGGGCGGCAGGTGCCTCCGGTGCCCGACGGGTCGAGTGATGTGACCGCGCACGTGGCCATGGACTCGGTCGCCTCCGCTGGCGCGGCGGTCGCCCGGTGTGCGTACTCACTGGTCCTGCAGCGGGATGCGCTGCGGGCGCTCGGGGCCGACGGCGGGCGACCGTCGCTCAGCCTGGCCGGCACCGACCCGGTCGGCTACGTGCGGGCGCTGGCCGCCGCGTCGGCGGTGGCCGAGCTGACCGACCCGGCCGGGCTCGGCGGGCACCTGTGGTTGCGCCAGCCGGTCGGCATCCCGCTCGGGCCGGCCGTGGCACGATGA
- a CDS encoding SDR family oxidoreductase: MRVFITGASGHLGSAVVPALLSAGHEVVGLARSDTSAAAIEKLGAEARRGELSDLDMLSAEAAASDGIIHLAFRHDLMLNGDLAGAAKADLDALQALADGLDGSGKPLVGTSGTAMLAMGGIVGRPGTERDTFPSGYRIDAENLVAGFASRGVRSSIVRLAPTVHSSLDRYGFITAIIAAARQNGYAAYVGEGTNRWPAVHTLDAAELYRLALEKAPAGARLHAAADEGVPFQQIAAAIGRNLDIPVRSIGPDEADNYFGFLGSFAQMDNPTSSALTRELLGWSPVHPGLIADLDEGHYFQA; encoded by the coding sequence ATGCGCGTATTCATCACAGGTGCCTCCGGCCACCTCGGCTCCGCTGTCGTGCCGGCACTGCTCTCCGCCGGACACGAGGTCGTCGGCCTGGCCCGCTCCGACACGTCCGCCGCCGCGATCGAGAAGCTCGGCGCTGAGGCACGCCGCGGCGAGCTGTCGGACCTCGACATGCTTTCTGCGGAAGCCGCCGCGTCCGACGGGATCATCCACCTGGCGTTCCGCCACGACCTCATGCTCAACGGCGACCTGGCCGGCGCAGCCAAGGCCGACCTGGACGCCCTGCAGGCACTTGCCGACGGCCTGGACGGCTCCGGCAAACCCCTGGTCGGCACGAGCGGGACGGCCATGCTCGCGATGGGCGGCATCGTCGGCCGCCCCGGCACCGAACGCGACACCTTCCCGAGCGGCTACCGGATCGACGCCGAGAACCTCGTGGCCGGCTTTGCCTCTCGCGGGGTGCGCTCCTCCATCGTCCGGCTCGCGCCCACGGTGCACAGCTCGCTCGACCGCTACGGCTTCATCACCGCCATCATCGCTGCCGCCCGACAGAACGGGTACGCCGCGTACGTCGGCGAGGGCACCAACCGGTGGCCGGCCGTGCACACGCTCGACGCGGCCGAGCTCTACCGGCTGGCCCTCGAAAAGGCCCCGGCCGGTGCGCGTCTCCACGCAGCCGCCGACGAAGGAGTCCCCTTTCAACAAATCGCCGCTGCCATCGGCCGCAACCTGGACATCCCGGTCCGCAGCATCGGCCCCGACGAGGCAGACAACTACTTCGGCTTCCTCGGCTCGTTCGCGCAGATGGACAATCCGACGTCGTCCGCGCTCACACGCGAACTGCTGGGCTGGTCCCCTGTCCACCCCGGCCTGATCGCCGACCTGGACGAAGGGCACTACTTCCAGGCCTGA
- a CDS encoding TetR family transcriptional regulator produces the protein MARWQPDARGRLEAAAFELFRERGFEQTTVADIAARAGLDKRTFYRLFGDKREALFSGSERVEEALVKVVAETDAAPFEAVIAAFRQMAVEIFADRREQVRMRQSIIESSPELQERELRKSGALMAAVTAALRAKGLDETTATLATESGGTVFRVAYARWVALDSDASLADLIAEVATELSAITSASGRR, from the coding sequence ATGGCTCGCTGGCAACCAGACGCGCGCGGCCGCTTGGAGGCGGCCGCTTTCGAGTTGTTCCGTGAGCGCGGCTTCGAGCAGACCACTGTCGCCGACATCGCCGCCCGTGCCGGCCTCGACAAACGCACCTTCTACCGGCTCTTCGGGGACAAGCGCGAGGCTCTCTTCAGCGGCAGCGAGCGGGTCGAGGAAGCCCTGGTCAAGGTGGTGGCCGAGACGGACGCCGCCCCGTTCGAAGCGGTCATCGCGGCCTTCCGTCAGATGGCTGTGGAAATCTTCGCGGACCGCCGCGAGCAGGTCCGGATGCGCCAGTCGATCATTGAGAGCAGCCCGGAGCTGCAGGAACGTGAGCTGCGCAAATCGGGCGCACTGATGGCCGCCGTCACCGCCGCACTCCGGGCCAAGGGCCTCGACGAGACCACGGCCACGCTGGCCACCGAGTCGGGTGGCACGGTCTTCCGCGTGGCGTACGCCCGCTGGGTCGCGCTCGACAGCGATGCCTCGCTCGCCGACCTGATCGCCGAGGTGGCCACCGAGCTGAGCGCCATCACGTCGGCCTCAGGAAGGCGTTGA
- a CDS encoding Rossmann-like and DUF2520 domain-containing protein, whose protein sequence is MSAPLRPRPAAPHGPAASWDRAVPGARASSRLLTVGVVGVGRVGTVLGAALAAAGHRVVAVSGSSGASRARLALLLPEVPRRPVAAVAHAAGDLLLIAVPDDRLAGVVADLAERGALHPGQIVAHTSGAHGLAVLGPAVAAGARPLALHPAMTFTGTPDDLARLDGISYGVTAPAELRPLAARLVADLGGVPEWVAESDRPLYHAALAHGANHLVTLVNEATDRLRDAGVSRPEKVLAPLLHAALENALRLGDDALTGPVSRGDAGTVQRHLARLAATAPESVPAYLALARRTADRAIAAGRLRPVDAQSLLGVLADSSREVAA, encoded by the coding sequence ATGAGCGCACCGTTGCGCCCGCGTCCGGCCGCCCCACACGGGCCCGCCGCATCGTGGGATCGCGCCGTTCCCGGCGCCCGCGCCAGCTCCCGTCTGCTCACCGTCGGTGTCGTTGGCGTCGGTCGGGTAGGCACCGTGCTGGGTGCCGCGCTCGCCGCCGCCGGGCACCGGGTGGTTGCCGTCTCCGGCAGTTCCGGAGCCAGCCGCGCCCGCCTCGCCCTGTTGTTGCCCGAGGTTCCCCGCCGTCCGGTCGCCGCCGTGGCCCACGCCGCCGGCGACCTGTTGCTGATCGCGGTACCGGACGACAGGCTGGCCGGTGTGGTGGCCGACCTCGCGGAGCGGGGCGCGCTGCACCCGGGTCAGATCGTCGCGCACACCTCGGGAGCGCACGGCCTGGCCGTGCTGGGGCCGGCTGTCGCGGCCGGTGCCCGGCCGCTCGCCCTGCACCCGGCGATGACCTTCACCGGTACGCCTGACGACCTGGCCCGGCTGGACGGCATCTCGTACGGGGTGACCGCCCCGGCGGAGCTGCGCCCGCTGGCTGCCCGGCTGGTCGCCGACCTTGGTGGCGTGCCCGAGTGGGTCGCCGAGTCGGACCGCCCGCTCTACCATGCCGCGCTGGCCCACGGCGCGAACCACCTGGTGACCCTGGTCAACGAGGCGACCGATCGGTTGCGTGACGCCGGGGTGTCCCGACCGGAGAAGGTGCTCGCCCCGCTGCTGCACGCCGCCCTGGAGAACGCGCTGCGGCTCGGCGACGACGCGTTGACCGGCCCGGTCTCCCGCGGCGACGCGGGCACCGTGCAGCGGCACCTGGCCCGGTTGGCGGCCACCGCACCGGAGTCCGTCCCCGCGTACCTGGCGCTGGCCCGTCGTACCGCCGACCGGGCGATCGCCGCCGGCCGGCTGCGACCGGTGGACGCACAGTCGCTGCTCGGCGTGTTGGCCGACAGCAGTCGGGAGGTGGCCGCGTGA
- the panC gene encoding pantoate--beta-alanine ligase — protein MTQVVHTRAELAEARAGLKGTVGVVMTMGALHSGHETLLRAAREQADHVLVTVFVNPLQFGPNEDFDRYPRTLDTDLEVCRRAGADLVFAPSVADMYPDGQPRVRLDPGPLGAELEGASRPGFFHGVLTVVLKLLQLTQPDLAFFGEKDYQQLTLVRRMARDLDVPVEVVGVPTVREPDGLALSSRNRYLSEPERAAALSLSAALRAGARAADDGLDAGAVLTAAHAAFGAGTPGARLDYLVLTDPELEPGPVSGPARLVIAAWVGATRLIDNSAIHLAPRP, from the coding sequence GTGACCCAGGTGGTGCACACGCGGGCCGAGTTGGCCGAGGCCCGGGCCGGGCTGAAGGGCACGGTCGGGGTGGTGATGACGATGGGCGCGCTGCACTCCGGGCACGAGACGTTGCTGCGCGCGGCCCGGGAACAGGCCGACCACGTGCTGGTTACGGTCTTCGTGAACCCGTTGCAGTTCGGGCCGAACGAGGACTTCGACCGCTACCCGCGCACCCTCGACACCGACCTGGAGGTGTGCCGGCGGGCGGGCGCCGATCTGGTCTTCGCCCCGTCGGTGGCGGACATGTATCCGGACGGGCAGCCCCGCGTACGCCTGGATCCGGGGCCGCTCGGCGCCGAGCTGGAGGGGGCGAGCCGGCCCGGCTTCTTCCACGGGGTGCTCACCGTGGTGCTGAAGCTGCTCCAGCTCACCCAGCCGGATCTGGCGTTCTTCGGCGAGAAGGACTACCAGCAGCTCACCCTGGTCCGGCGGATGGCCCGCGACCTGGACGTGCCGGTCGAGGTGGTCGGCGTGCCGACAGTCCGGGAGCCGGACGGGCTGGCGCTGTCCAGCCGCAACCGTTACCTGAGCGAGCCGGAGCGGGCCGCCGCGCTGAGTTTGTCCGCCGCGTTGCGGGCCGGTGCGCGGGCCGCCGACGACGGTCTGGACGCGGGGGCGGTGCTGACCGCCGCGCACGCCGCGTTCGGCGCCGGTACGCCCGGTGCCCGTCTCGACTACCTGGTGCTCACCGATCCCGAGTTGGAACCGGGGCCGGTGTCCGGGCCGGCCCGGCTGGTGATCGCCGCCTGGGTGGGCGCCACCCGTTTGATCGACAACTCGGCGATCCACCTCGCCCCGCGCCCCTGA
- the panD gene encoding aspartate 1-decarboxylase, whose protein sequence is MLRTMLKSKIHRATVTQADLHYVGSVTVDEDLLDAADLLPGEQVAIVDITNGARLETYVIPGVRGSGVIGINGAAAHLVHPGDLVILISYGQMDDAEARSYRPRVVHVDADNRVIELGADPAAAAPGTAGSPVPSPLAVSGV, encoded by the coding sequence ATGTTGCGGACCATGCTCAAGTCGAAGATCCACCGGGCCACGGTGACCCAGGCCGACCTGCACTACGTCGGTTCGGTGACTGTGGACGAGGACCTGCTCGACGCCGCCGACCTGCTCCCCGGCGAGCAGGTGGCGATCGTGGACATCACAAACGGCGCCCGGCTGGAGACGTACGTGATCCCGGGCGTGCGGGGCAGCGGCGTGATCGGCATCAATGGCGCCGCCGCGCACCTGGTGCACCCCGGTGACCTGGTCATCCTGATCTCGTACGGCCAGATGGACGACGCCGAGGCCCGGTCCTACCGGCCACGGGTCGTGCACGTCGACGCCGACAACCGGGTGATCGAGTTGGGTGCCGACCCGGCTGCGGCGGCGCCCGGTACGGCCGGGAGCCCGGTGCCCAGTCCGTTGGCCGTGTCCGGAGTCTGA
- a CDS encoding septum formation family protein, with translation MRSAMTTLFAAVVTAVLLVGCAGSGGLDGDLTDDWAALPAPSAFTPAAGVCHAADFTDLVSLASYEPVDCAGPHRLETVHVGVFPVERTTAPAGGSAELRGAFAECDTRAAGYVGDDWRSGRLRLSVALPNGPGWAAGSRWFRCDLTELTTVEAAATVVVRSGSLRDALKGPTGLRLGCQQTRGGAGRGVQTLIPVECGKQHDAEFVGVWRAPDVAYPTRDAEWVPLYNGCRSILARYAGVPDDAKLRFRSGVVVRPPGAGRWKVGDRGVRCYLWLSDRTVTATLKGAGPAGLPVRTK, from the coding sequence ATGCGCAGTGCGATGACGACACTGTTCGCCGCTGTTGTCACGGCGGTGCTGCTGGTGGGCTGCGCCGGGTCCGGCGGTCTGGACGGTGATCTGACCGACGACTGGGCGGCCTTGCCGGCGCCGTCGGCGTTCACCCCGGCCGCCGGTGTGTGTCACGCCGCCGATTTCACCGATCTGGTCAGCCTGGCCAGCTACGAGCCGGTGGACTGCGCCGGCCCGCACCGACTGGAGACCGTGCATGTGGGGGTGTTCCCGGTCGAGCGGACGACCGCTCCGGCGGGTGGTTCGGCGGAGCTGCGGGGCGCGTTCGCCGAGTGCGACACCCGGGCGGCCGGCTACGTGGGTGACGACTGGCGGTCCGGCCGGCTGCGGCTGTCGGTGGCGCTGCCCAACGGGCCGGGCTGGGCGGCGGGTTCCCGGTGGTTCCGCTGCGACCTCACCGAGCTGACCACTGTCGAGGCGGCGGCCACAGTGGTGGTCCGTTCGGGCAGTCTGCGGGACGCGTTGAAGGGGCCAACCGGGCTGCGCCTCGGTTGTCAGCAGACCCGCGGGGGCGCCGGCCGGGGTGTGCAGACGCTGATCCCGGTGGAGTGCGGCAAACAGCACGACGCCGAGTTCGTCGGGGTGTGGCGCGCACCGGACGTGGCGTACCCGACCCGGGACGCCGAGTGGGTGCCGCTCTACAACGGTTGTCGCAGCATCCTGGCCCGGTACGCGGGCGTACCTGACGACGCCAAGCTGCGCTTCCGCAGCGGTGTGGTGGTCCGGCCACCGGGGGCGGGGCGCTGGAAGGTCGGTGATCGGGGCGTCCGCTGCTATCTGTGGCTCAGCGACCGTACGGTGACCGCCACGCTGAAGGGCGCTGGCCCGGCTGGTCTACCGGTCCGGACGAAGTGA